Genomic DNA from Candidatus Zixiibacteriota bacterium:
ACTTACATTACTATTCCTCATGAGCGTGTCCTCCTGCTCGGATAAACCCGAGTTCTCTTGTTTACTATTAAGAGGATACGCTCATTCTATTCTATCCACAACTTTTGAATATATCTCTCGAATCCATGACGATAGGTCTCAGATGAAACTCACTTAGTAGGTTATGGAAGTTCTCAGGATTTACTTGCTCCGGCAGCACAAACCCGCACTTCAAGCCCAAAATTCCTTCGTCCTTCTCTCTAGTATTTGCGGATCGCTCGAACATATGGCGTCGGGCCTGGAATTCCTCCTTGTTTGTCAGGTAGAGATTTGCTGTTTCTACGGCGGGGCTAAACTTATCCTCCAACACGGGCAAATCGTCATGGTACTTGGTCTTGAAACGCTTGTCGCTATTGGCATATCCGTCATAGTCAAGGATGAAATGCCAGATCGGAAAGTCCTGTTTCTTTCCCACATCATCGGCCTGCTTCTTGCGAAGAAACAGAACATACGTCTTCTCTTTTGTGTAAGGCGCAAAGGCGAATTTGGTCAGAGAAACGGTCGCTATCACGTCTGTTGCTTCGAGCAGCTTTATTCTGAACCGCTCCCTTGTTGGCGCTTCAAGTGCACCATCATTCAGCACAATCGCGATCTCACCCCCGTACTTCGTGGACTCTATTACTCGTTCGACAAAGAGCATTTCCATTCTGCGCTCGTTGGTGAAAGCAAAGTCACTGATGTTTGCCTCGCCCTCGTACTTCCCCATGGGGGGGTTCGTCAGTACATAATCAAATGTATTCTCGGTCCAGCCATATTCGTCGTTCCATGAGATCAGAGAATCGTTCTCGTGAATGTGAATGTGTCCATCGCCAACCAAGAACATGTTTAATTTGGTTCGCGCGACGGACTTATCGACATTATCATATCCCCAGAAAGTCCTCTCTTTGAGATCATCAAGTACATGTCTGTTGAGCCGACCGTTTGTTGAATAGTTGATATGAAGAGCTTTATAGGCCTCCGTCAGAAAACCGCCAGCACCGCACGCCGGATCGCAGACTCGCATTTTCCGTGGCACACGCTCATTCCTCAGAAGGATTCTTGCTACCATGCCAGTGATATGTCTTCGAGTGTAGAATTCTCCGAACTCCTTCTTCTTGTCTTGGGAAGCGAATTCTTCATAGATTGCTCCAAAAAGATCAAATCTCGCACCGTGGAAGTGATACGGATCGAGCTCAGCATAAATCCGTTTGAAGTGATCACTCTTGAGCTTCCCGGGGAAATCACACAGATCAGCAAAATCCCTGTAGTGGTTACTCTTGTAGTCACTCTCCGGGTCCCAGAGATGAGAGCGCATGCTGTTGAACTCGGCCTTCAGATCACCTGCTTCCTGACCGGAGGCGATCGCTTTGTGGGCGGTCCACAGCTTGATCTCCGGCGGCAATGTTCTGTCCTCGGCTTCTTTTTCATCAATGTACTTCAACACGACAAAGCTGATGGTCGGATCAATTCGCTCGTCGCCTTTCCGCAACCCGGCTGATCGGTATATGTCCGCTAAGTTCTTTAGTGTTGCTCTGAAGCGCGATTCTGAAATGGGTCTCGTATCCAGACTTGCCTTATGCACGACGTACGAATTATCAGCACTTACCTGACTCTGGATTTTGTTTAGAATATTTGCGGGCACGGGCCGAATCAGAATACTGCCATCGAGAAGCACTTCTTCATCGTTGTGACAATTATAGTACCGATAGTCCGTTATGCAATTTGTGACGATATAGTAACTTAGTCCTTGGCGGGGTGCCTTCTCTTTGCCTTGGCGCATCGCGTCGCGCCAGTCGATGTCGCCAACGCTTGCATTGCGATGTTTTGCTTCGATGAGAGCTATTATCCCCTTTTCGAATCTCTTGTCACTCTGCGGAAATCGCGAGACCCACACATCGCCCCTTTTCAAACCACTTCGCTGCGTTGTGACGTCCACCTTCATGTTGGCTCTTGCTATTCCTGCTTTTTCCAATTCTGGGAGCAGAAACTGCACAACATCATTGGCCTCTTGTCGTTTGCCCATAAAGCGCGATCTCCGAATGCGGCTGGTCCACGAATAAAGTGAAACATACGGCTCCTGTCGCAAGCTGCAACAAAAATCTTCCCTTAGCCCAGCTATTTGTAAGTGCGGGGCTGTTGCGGCCGATTTGGCAGTCGACGCATCGGCGGCCCTTATGATTACCCCTTCACCTGCAGATTAGCGTACTTAGCGATAAGTTTCTTTCTGCCGCCGAGGCGGAACAGCACATCGACCTCTGTCGATTCGGACACACCATGACGCGCAATGATCTTGCCCTCACCCCACGTCGGATGCAGAACCCATCTGCCTACCTGCAGATCGCAATACTCGTCGTCGGTATCGAAAGTGTCATCTGGATCGAATCCCGCACTGAATCGCGGCAGTGGGCGGGGAGCATATCGCTCTTCGCGGTCGATCACATCTTCCGGCAGCTCCGATATGAATCTCGAAACAAGCGAGAGCATCTCCCCGAATCGCCTTCGAGATTTCGCATATGATATGAAGAGCCGCTTTTCGGCTCGCGTTATACCGACATAGAATAATCTCCGCTCCTCCTCGAGCTCCTGATCGCTTTCGAGCGATTTAGCCAGCGGAAACAGCCCCTCTTCGAGGCCACTTATGAATACCGCAGGAAACTCCAGCCCTTTCGCGGAGTGCAGAGTCATAAGAGTGACAGCATCTGTTGAGTTATCCCACCGGTCGATGTCGGTGTAGAGCGATACTTCTTCGAGAAACATATCGATCGTGGCATCGTCATTCTTCTGACAGAATTCATCGACGGCAGCCACCAGTTCATCGAGATTCTCCTTGCGCGAATCCGCTTCGATCGGGTCGCCGGTCTCGATTTCCTGAATGATGCCGCTTTTCTTGATCACTTTCTCGGTCAGTTCGACCGGCGAAAGCTCCGATCTGGCAAGGATCATGTCCTTTAGGATATCGGCGAACTGCCTCAGACCCGACCTGGCCTTCCCGCTCACGTATGTGTAGTCATCCTGACCAAGAATCATTGTGACAGGAGAGATACCTTTTTCGGCCGCAGCCTTCTCGACATTGACCTGGGCAATTTTTCCGACCCCGCGAACAGGGCAGTTTATTATTCTTCGGAGTGAGATGATATCGTCGGGGTTTGACATGATTTTCAGATAGGCCAGCACATCCTTGATCTCTTTGCGCTGATAGAATCGCAGTCCTCCGACAATCGTATAGGGGATAAACCGATTCTTCAATGTCTCCTCGAGTGCCCGGGATTGCGCATTTGTTCGATACAGGATTGCGATCCCCTTGCGTTCGAATTCACCGGATGTGATCAGCTTTTCGATATTGTCGGCAATGACATCGGCCTCGTCACGATCATTCTCCGTTACAAGCAGCTTGATTCGCTCCCCCGCGTCTCCCTCGGAAAACAGAGTCTTGCCCTTGCGCGAACGATTGTTTTGCACGATGGTCGATGCAGCCTTCAGGATTGTCTGAGTGGAACGATAGTTCTGCTCGAGCTTCACGATCTTGCAGCCCGGGAAGTCCTTCTCGAAATCGAGTATGTTTCTTATGTCCGCGCCGCGCCAGCCGTAGATCGATTGATCGTCGTCACCGACAACACAAATATTCTTGTGGCGCGCCGCAAGGTGCTTCACGAGCAGATACTGCACATGATTGGTGTCCTGATATTCATCCACCATGATGTACCTGTACTTGTTCTGAAGCGATTCCAGGATGTCGGGATTTTCGTTAAGCAATACTACGGCTTTGAAAAGCAGATCGTCGAAGTCGAGAGCAGATGCACGCTCGAGCCGTTCCTGATACAGGGCATATACCTTGGCCACGATCTGGTTGAAATACGCCTTGGCCGATTCTGCGTAGAGTGCCGGATCAATCAACTTGTC
This window encodes:
- a CDS encoding SAM-dependent methyltransferase, coding for MGKRQEANDVVQFLLPELEKAGIARANMKVDVTTQRSGLKRGDVWVSRFPQSDKRFEKGIIALIEAKHRNASVGDIDWRDAMRQGKEKAPRQGLSYYIVTNCITDYRYYNCHNDEEVLLDGSILIRPVPANILNKIQSQVSADNSYVVHKASLDTRPISESRFRATLKNLADIYRSAGLRKGDERIDPTISFVVLKYIDEKEAEDRTLPPEIKLWTAHKAIASGQEAGDLKAEFNSMRSHLWDPESDYKSNHYRDFADLCDFPGKLKSDHFKRIYAELDPYHFHGARFDLFGAIYEEFASQDKKKEFGEFYTRRHITGMVARILLRNERVPRKMRVCDPACGAGGFLTEAYKALHINYSTNGRLNRHVLDDLKERTFWGYDNVDKSVARTKLNMFLVGDGHIHIHENDSLISWNDEYGWTENTFDYVLTNPPMGKYEGEANISDFAFTNERRMEMLFVERVIESTKYGGEIAIVLNDGALEAPTRERFRIKLLEATDVIATVSLTKFAFAPYTKEKTYVLFLRKKQADDVGKKQDFPIWHFILDYDGYANSDKRFKTKYHDDLPVLEDKFSPAVETANLYLTNKEEFQARRHMFERSANTREKDEGILGLKCGFVLPEQVNPENFHNLLSEFHLRPIVMDSRDIFKSCG
- a CDS encoding UvrD-helicase domain-containing protein; the protein is MTELLDRIREDLNERQYEAVTISEGPLLILAGAGSGKTRVLTYRAAYLTSACGVSPFNILAVTFTNKAAGEMKSRMEALVGPAIRDMQVSTFHSFCVRILRRFGQKAGMSRDFTIYDQEDSLNLIKRCMDDLLVSQKTHSPRGIREYISSAKDKLIDPALYAESAKAYFNQIVAKVYALYQERLERASALDFDDLLFKAVVLLNENPDILESLQNKYRYIMVDEYQDTNHVQYLLVKHLAARHKNICVVGDDDQSIYGWRGADIRNILDFEKDFPGCKIVKLEQNYRSTQTILKAASTIVQNNRSRKGKTLFSEGDAGERIKLLVTENDRDEADVIADNIEKLITSGEFERKGIAILYRTNAQSRALEETLKNRFIPYTIVGGLRFYQRKEIKDVLAYLKIMSNPDDIISLRRIINCPVRGVGKIAQVNVEKAAAEKGISPVTMILGQDDYTYVSGKARSGLRQFADILKDMILARSELSPVELTEKVIKKSGIIQEIETGDPIEADSRKENLDELVAAVDEFCQKNDDATIDMFLEEVSLYTDIDRWDNSTDAVTLMTLHSAKGLEFPAVFISGLEEGLFPLAKSLESDQELEEERRLFYVGITRAEKRLFISYAKSRRRFGEMLSLVSRFISELPEDVIDREERYAPRPLPRFSAGFDPDDTFDTDDEYCDLQVGRWVLHPTWGEGKIIARHGVSESTEVDVLFRLGGRKKLIAKYANLQVKG